One segment of Leuconostoc lactis DNA contains the following:
- a CDS encoding MFS transporter, producing the protein MRSQDKWLTKIAFLGISFMLTSAYAINGALPQMAEALGVTATEAQALSTTPSIFVTIFVLFSAFIAAKLGDKKTIALGMILVGVAGAVPLFVASYPVILVSRMVLGAGLGIFNSLAVSMIAVMYQGQTRATMLGWRAAVEQIGQAVLTFIAGLLLAFGWQMTFLVYLLAFPILYLFYRQVPETSDMVNEAEAKDDNTTPAIRPATKMSPMVWVLAFFAAFLVIDYMAIQLSFPFMAQNVGVNGMVVSTILSFMLVAAMMGGILYGTVQKIFGRYTLQVGLLLMAVSNFLVAFSNQNFIILTIGVLLIGFPMQLISPFIFSQLPQLAPLKKQPLVTSIILIGFNVGVFVEPFVLSLMSGILGNPTRNADSAAYTTTPVLAFILLGLTVVTLITNRKKKA; encoded by the coding sequence ATGAGAAGTCAGGATAAATGGCTCACTAAAATTGCCTTTTTAGGTATTTCATTTATGTTAACAAGTGCTTACGCCATCAACGGCGCTTTGCCACAAATGGCAGAAGCACTTGGCGTTACGGCAACTGAGGCGCAAGCGTTATCAACAACACCATCTATCTTTGTGACGATATTTGTTTTATTTAGTGCTTTTATCGCAGCAAAGTTGGGGGATAAGAAGACAATTGCGCTGGGGATGATTTTGGTCGGCGTTGCAGGTGCTGTGCCATTGTTCGTTGCATCTTATCCCGTTATTTTAGTATCACGCATGGTACTGGGGGCCGGATTAGGTATTTTCAATTCATTGGCTGTATCAATGATTGCGGTGATGTATCAAGGACAAACACGGGCCACGATGCTGGGATGGCGTGCTGCGGTTGAACAAATTGGTCAAGCGGTTTTGACATTTATTGCCGGCTTGTTGTTGGCCTTTGGTTGGCAAATGACTTTCTTGGTTTATCTCTTAGCCTTCCCAATTCTTTACCTCTTTTATCGTCAAGTGCCTGAAACATCAGACATGGTCAATGAAGCAGAAGCAAAAGATGACAACACAACACCAGCTATTCGTCCAGCAACTAAGATGAGCCCAATGGTTTGGGTCTTGGCATTCTTTGCGGCCTTCTTGGTAATTGACTATATGGCCATTCAATTGAGTTTCCCATTCATGGCCCAAAATGTTGGCGTTAACGGTATGGTGGTCTCAACGATTCTATCCTTCATGTTAGTTGCTGCTATGATGGGTGGTATCTTGTATGGGACAGTTCAAAAAATCTTTGGTCGTTATACGTTGCAGGTTGGCCTATTGTTGATGGCGGTCTCAAACTTCTTGGTGGCCTTTTCAAACCAAAACTTTATTATCTTGACGATTGGGGTTTTGTTGATTGGTTTCCCAATGCAACTGATCTCACCATTTATTTTTAGTCAATTACCACAATTGGCACCTCTGAAAAAGCAACCATTGGTGACATCAATTATCTTGATTGGCTTTAACGTTGGTGTGTTCGTTGAACCATTTGTTTTGTCACTTATGTCTGGCATTTTGGGTAATCCAACACGTAATGCGGATTCCGCAGCTTATACAACAACACCGGTTTTGGCCTTTATCCTACTTGGTTTAACGGTTGTCACGTTGATTACTAACCGTAAAAAGAAGGCTTAA
- the trxB gene encoding thioredoxin-disulfide reductase yields the protein MTDYKQYDVVIIGAGPAGMTAATYASRADLSVLMLDRGIYGGQMNNTAEVENYPGFDSILGPDLAEKMYASSTQFGAEYGFGMVEEITLDGEDKLIHTDMGDYKAKVVIIATGSEHIHLGKDGEEDYQGRGVSYCAVCDGAFFRNEDVVVVGGGDSAIEEGLYLTNLAKSVTVLHRRDKLRAQQIIQDRAFASDKMAFNWFTEVLAITGDGEKVTGLDVINNQTQEVSHIDASGVFIYVGLKPNTQGFENLNITDDEGWIITDDKMQTAIPGIFAIGDVRAKDLRQITTAVGEGGIAGQGAYTYISQLPSKSAAPTAQ from the coding sequence TTGACAGATTATAAGCAATATGATGTTGTGATTATTGGGGCTGGTCCAGCCGGCATGACGGCGGCAACCTATGCGTCACGTGCCGATCTTTCCGTTTTGATGTTAGACCGTGGTATTTATGGTGGCCAAATGAATAATACGGCTGAAGTTGAAAACTATCCAGGTTTTGACTCGATTTTGGGACCAGATTTGGCCGAGAAAATGTATGCCTCATCAACACAATTTGGTGCGGAATATGGTTTTGGTATGGTTGAAGAAATCACGTTAGATGGTGAAGACAAGCTTATCCATACGGATATGGGTGACTACAAGGCCAAAGTTGTGATTATTGCGACTGGTTCTGAGCATATTCATTTGGGTAAAGACGGTGAAGAAGACTATCAAGGCCGTGGTGTCAGCTACTGTGCGGTATGTGATGGGGCCTTTTTCCGTAATGAAGATGTTGTCGTTGTTGGTGGCGGTGATTCTGCTATTGAAGAGGGACTATATCTGACAAACTTGGCCAAGTCAGTCACGGTATTGCATCGTCGCGATAAGTTGCGTGCGCAACAAATTATTCAAGACCGTGCTTTTGCTAGTGACAAAATGGCATTTAATTGGTTTACTGAAGTACTCGCGATTACTGGTGATGGTGAAAAGGTGACTGGTCTTGATGTCATCAACAATCAAACGCAAGAAGTATCACATATTGATGCGAGTGGTGTCTTTATTTATGTTGGTTTAAAGCCCAACACACAAGGCTTTGAAAATTTGAATATTACTGATGATGAAGGTTGGATTATCACAGACGACAAGATGCAAACTGCCATTCCTGGTATTTTTGCAATTGGTGACGTTCGTGCCAAAGATCTCCGCCAAATTACGACAGCTGTCGGAGAAGGAGGGATTGCGGGTCAAGGGGCTTACACTTATATTAGCCAATTACCGTCAAAATCAGCAGCGCCGACGGCGCAATAA
- the galU gene encoding UTP--glucose-1-phosphate uridylyltransferase GalU, translating into MKPVRKAIIPAAGLGTRFLPATKALAKEMLPIVDTPTIEYIVREAIASGIEEIVIVDGKSKRSIEDHFDSNPELENNLREKGKDELLKIVQETTDINMYFIRQSHPKGLGDAVLTAKAFIGDEPFVVLLGDDLMEDDVPLTKQLIDRYEETGESTLAVMRVPHDQVSEYGVIDPAAEASKGLFRVKRFVEKPKPEDAPSDLAIIGRYLLTPEIFEELENTTPGKGNEIQLTDAIDSLNNRQHVYAHEFKGNRYDIGSKIGFLETNIEFGLKHPQTKDQLRAYIKELAAKL; encoded by the coding sequence ATGAAACCAGTACGTAAGGCAATTATTCCAGCAGCAGGACTTGGCACACGTTTTTTGCCAGCGACAAAGGCTTTGGCAAAGGAAATGTTACCAATTGTTGATACACCAACGATTGAATATATCGTGCGTGAAGCAATTGCCTCAGGTATCGAAGAGATTGTTATTGTTGATGGGAAGTCAAAGCGATCAATTGAAGATCACTTTGACTCAAATCCAGAATTGGAAAACAACTTGCGCGAAAAGGGTAAGGATGAATTACTTAAGATTGTGCAAGAAACAACGGACATTAACATGTACTTTATTCGTCAGTCACACCCAAAGGGCTTAGGGGATGCGGTCTTAACAGCCAAGGCCTTTATTGGGGACGAACCTTTCGTCGTGTTGCTTGGTGATGATTTGATGGAAGATGACGTGCCATTGACAAAGCAATTGATTGACCGTTATGAAGAAACTGGTGAATCAACTTTGGCGGTCATGAGAGTGCCGCATGACCAAGTGTCAGAATACGGGGTAATTGACCCAGCTGCTGAAGCTTCAAAGGGACTTTTCCGCGTTAAGAGATTCGTGGAAAAGCCTAAGCCAGAAGATGCGCCTTCTGACTTGGCCATTATTGGGCGTTACTTGTTAACACCGGAAATTTTTGAAGAACTTGAAAACACAACGCCTGGTAAGGGTAATGAAATCCAATTAACGGATGCCATTGATTCATTGAATAACCGTCAGCACGTTTATGCCCATGAATTCAAGGGAAATCGTTATGACATTGGCTCAAAGATTGGTTTCCTAGAAACTAATATTGAATTTGGCTTGAAGCACCCACAAACCAAAGATCAATTACGCGCCTACATCAAGGAACTTGCTGCTAAGTTGTAA
- a CDS encoding NAD(P)H-dependent glycerol-3-phosphate dehydrogenase, which yields MTKLAVLGAGSWGTALANTAAENGHDVRLWTHNPDQAVEINTQHTNDKYLPQAQLSEQLVATSDMAEAVADVEIVLSVVPTKAVREVAQQLADVLTAQQQTVILAHATKGLEQGTYKRISEMMAEEIPATYRSAIAVVSGPSHAEDVIRHDLTAVSIGSEDEAAAKLLQTVLSNQTFRAYTNHDLLGSELFAALKNIVAIGSGALVGLGYGANAQAALLTRSLVEMRALGLAMGAKEETLYELAGIGDLIVTGMSPNSRNYRAGMGLGQGKTLAQVTEDMGMVIEGVNTTKAVYDFAKTYQVDMPITTAIYQVLYEDKPLAQAIADLMARPLKSED from the coding sequence ATGACTAAACTGGCCGTACTCGGTGCAGGGTCTTGGGGCACAGCTTTAGCAAATACCGCTGCAGAAAACGGGCATGATGTACGTTTATGGACACATAACCCAGATCAAGCAGTTGAAATTAACACCCAACATACCAATGACAAGTATCTGCCACAAGCACAGTTGTCAGAACAGTTAGTGGCTACCAGTGACATGGCTGAAGCCGTGGCGGATGTTGAGATTGTCTTGAGTGTGGTGCCGACTAAAGCAGTCCGCGAAGTAGCCCAACAACTAGCTGACGTCTTAACTGCGCAACAACAGACAGTCATTTTGGCACATGCGACTAAGGGTCTCGAACAAGGGACTTACAAGCGCATTTCTGAAATGATGGCTGAAGAAATACCAGCTACTTATCGGTCAGCAATTGCAGTAGTATCAGGACCGTCACACGCTGAAGATGTTATTCGACATGATCTAACGGCGGTATCGATTGGGAGTGAGGACGAAGCAGCAGCTAAGTTGTTGCAAACAGTTTTATCAAATCAAACTTTCCGCGCCTATACCAATCATGATTTACTTGGTTCAGAGTTGTTTGCAGCCTTGAAAAATATTGTTGCCATCGGCTCAGGCGCGTTAGTTGGACTAGGGTATGGTGCTAATGCACAAGCTGCCTTGTTGACCCGTAGTTTAGTGGAAATGCGGGCGCTTGGGTTGGCCATGGGTGCCAAAGAAGAAACGCTCTATGAATTAGCGGGTATCGGGGATTTAATTGTGACAGGCATGTCACCAAATTCACGAAACTATCGCGCTGGTATGGGACTTGGACAAGGCAAAACCCTGGCCCAGGTAACCGAAGACATGGGCATGGTGATTGAAGGCGTCAACACGACGAAAGCCGTGTACGATTTTGCCAAAACTTATCAAGTTGATATGCCGATTACGACAGCGATTTATCAAGTGTTGTATGAAGATAAACCATTAGCACAAGCGATTGCTGATTTGATGGCACGGCCATTAAAATCTGAAGATTAG
- the hprK gene encoding HPr(Ser) kinase/phosphatase, whose protein sequence is MIQNSVTVKQLVDHTRLEIVSGEQYLDRPITTADISRPGLEMTGYFNYYAPERVQLLGITETSFSERMGHDELLMVYRRMADATTPAFVVSTGLPISDELKQAAEEAHIPILTSTLTSSRILSNMTYYLGGQLSPRESVHGVLIDVYGLGVLITGDAGIGKTEAALELIQQDKARLVADDRVDIYQEDEERLIGEPSDVLRNMMEVRGVGIIDVQQVYGAVAVRSHATIAVNIHLSNGKIGEANFDRLGNDNDTLEILGVKIKRMVVPVTPGRNTASVIDAAAVKFRTANMGIDPLKTLEARMAAEMAKNEKKDLENKHD, encoded by the coding sequence ATGATACAGAATTCAGTGACAGTAAAACAGTTGGTTGATCATACCCGATTAGAAATTGTGTCTGGGGAGCAGTATTTAGATCGGCCAATTACCACTGCAGACATTTCACGTCCTGGTCTAGAAATGACGGGGTATTTTAATTATTATGCGCCTGAACGTGTGCAATTGCTTGGGATTACTGAGACGTCCTTTTCAGAACGGATGGGACACGATGAGCTTTTGATGGTCTATCGCCGGATGGCTGATGCGACGACGCCAGCGTTTGTGGTGTCAACCGGCTTACCAATCAGTGATGAACTGAAGCAGGCAGCTGAAGAGGCACATATTCCAATTTTGACATCAACGCTAACCTCTTCACGTATTTTGTCGAATATGACGTACTATTTGGGTGGTCAATTGTCACCCCGAGAAAGCGTACATGGCGTCTTGATTGACGTGTATGGCTTGGGTGTTTTGATTACTGGTGATGCCGGAATTGGTAAAACAGAAGCGGCCTTGGAGTTGATTCAACAGGATAAAGCGCGTTTGGTTGCCGATGATCGTGTGGATATTTATCAAGAAGATGAAGAACGTTTAATTGGTGAACCAAGCGACGTCCTCCGAAATATGATGGAAGTACGTGGTGTTGGTATTATTGACGTGCAACAAGTTTACGGTGCTGTGGCCGTGCGTTCACACGCCACAATCGCGGTGAATATTCATCTCTCAAACGGTAAAATTGGTGAAGCAAACTTTGACCGCTTAGGCAATGATAATGATACGTTGGAAATTTTAGGGGTGAAAATCAAGCGCATGGTTGTGCCAGTTACACCTGGGCGTAATACAGCGAGTGTGATTGATGCGGCGGCAGTCAAGTTCCGCACGGCTAATATGGGCATTGATCCGCTTAAAACGCTTGAAGCACGAATGGCTGCTGAAATGGCCAAGAACGAAAAGAAAGATTTGGAGAACAAACATGACTAA
- a CDS encoding phage holin family protein, with protein sequence MPFIARLVTTMIIFMVTATLFPSGFSVENWLTALGAAFVLALLNMLIKPVLLLLTLPLNIMTFGLFTIIINALLLEMTTLLVGGFAFAGFGWAILMAIVLSIVNTILTSDV encoded by the coding sequence ATGCCGTTTATTGCAAGATTAGTCACCACGATGATTATCTTTATGGTGACAGCAACGCTATTTCCCAGCGGGTTTAGCGTTGAGAACTGGCTGACGGCTTTAGGCGCGGCCTTTGTATTGGCGTTGCTAAACATGCTGATTAAGCCAGTATTATTACTCTTAACGTTGCCACTCAACATCATGACTTTTGGCTTATTTACAATTATTATTAATGCCTTGCTATTAGAAATGACAACATTGTTAGTGGGTGGCTTCGCTTTTGCCGGTTTTGGTTGGGCAATTTTAATGGCAATTGTGTTATCGATTGTGAATACAATATTGACCTCCGATGTATAA
- the phoU gene encoding phosphate signaling complex protein PhoU produces the protein MRRLFDEELADLDNSFTEMGMLVAQTIQKAVQSFVDHDREGAKAILENDHKINEREAAIEKKTFEMIALYQPVTTDLREIVTILKAVSVLERMGDQARNIANSTIRVKGTKHIPSVEKELGEIGEQVATMVSRVMDYYVKNDALGAETIAEENQSWSNRAAKVRLDSVKGMKDDPELVDSAADYLVIAGYLKRIGDYTIDIAEWIVYKRTGKIIELNPGYNYFI, from the coding sequence ATGCGACGTTTATTTGATGAAGAATTAGCTGACTTAGATAATTCATTTACAGAAATGGGGATGCTTGTCGCCCAAACGATTCAAAAGGCAGTGCAATCATTTGTCGATCATGATCGCGAGGGGGCGAAGGCCATTTTGGAAAATGATCATAAGATTAATGAACGCGAAGCGGCCATTGAAAAGAAGACATTTGAAATGATTGCCTTGTATCAACCCGTGACGACTGATTTGCGTGAAATCGTGACGATTTTAAAGGCTGTTTCAGTCCTAGAACGTATGGGTGATCAAGCGCGTAACATTGCCAATTCAACCATTCGTGTGAAAGGCACTAAGCATATTCCTAGTGTCGAAAAAGAATTGGGTGAAATCGGCGAACAAGTGGCAACAATGGTTTCTCGTGTGATGGATTACTACGTTAAAAATGACGCTTTAGGCGCGGAAACAATTGCTGAAGAAAACCAATCATGGTCAAATCGGGCGGCTAAAGTCCGTTTGGATTCCGTAAAAGGCATGAAGGATGATCCAGAATTGGTCGATTCAGCGGCTGATTATTTGGTGATTGCGGGTTACTTGAAGCGCATTGGGGACTATACTATCGATATCGCGGAGTGGATCGTTTATAAGCGCACAGGTAAAATTATTGAATTAAACCCTGGCTACAATTACTTTATTTAA
- the pstB gene encoding phosphate ABC transporter ATP-binding protein PstB, whose protein sequence is MTESTQKNILETRDVKLWYGKKEALHGINLTFPEKGITALIGPSGSGKSTYLRALNRMHDLEDNITVTGTFDFNGTNIYAPTTDTVELRKRIGMVFQQPNPFPFSIYENVIFGLRLDGVRDKTVLDEAVEKALRQASVWDEVKDDLHKSALGLSGGQQQRVSIARVLATSPELLLLDEPTSALDPVSSHNIEETLLNLRNDYAMIIVTHSMSQASRLSDRTAFFLSGNLIEVDATKNIFLNPQRQETQDYISGRFG, encoded by the coding sequence ATGACAGAGAGTACACAAAAGAATATTCTTGAAACGCGCGATGTGAAATTATGGTACGGTAAAAAAGAGGCCTTGCATGGCATTAACCTCACATTTCCAGAAAAAGGCATTACGGCGCTCATTGGGCCTTCTGGATCAGGGAAGTCTACTTATTTGCGGGCGCTAAACCGGATGCATGATTTGGAAGATAACATTACGGTCACCGGCACGTTTGACTTTAATGGGACCAATATTTATGCGCCAACAACGGATACAGTTGAATTGCGTAAGCGTATTGGGATGGTCTTCCAACAACCTAATCCATTTCCATTTTCAATCTATGAAAATGTCATCTTTGGGTTGCGCTTAGACGGTGTTCGCGATAAAACGGTGCTGGATGAAGCCGTTGAAAAAGCGCTACGTCAAGCGTCCGTTTGGGATGAAGTGAAAGATGATTTGCACAAGTCAGCATTAGGCTTATCAGGTGGCCAACAGCAACGTGTATCCATTGCCCGTGTGCTGGCTACCTCACCAGAGTTGTTATTGTTAGATGAACCCACATCAGCTTTGGATCCCGTATCAAGTCACAACATTGAAGAAACGTTGTTGAATTTAAGAAATGATTATGCGATGATTATTGTGACACATTCGATGTCTCAAGCATCACGTCTATCAGATCGCACAGCATTTTTCCTAAGTGGTAATTTGATTGAAGTGGATGCAACGAAAAACATCTTCTTAAACCCACAGCGCCAAGAAACACAAGATTACATCAGTGGCCGTTTTGGCTAA
- the pstB gene encoding phosphate ABC transporter ATP-binding protein PstB, with protein MANTIDLKPVSEFISDEQPERYIYNMSPEKHEIALSTHDLQVYYGDNLALSEGDLAFERYKITSLIGASGSGKSTFLRSLNRMNDGVATVKGNIMYRGVDINTKAIDVYEMRRHIGMVFQRPNPFAKSIYNNITFALTQRGVTDKQELDEIVETSLRQAALWDEVKDELNKSALALSGGQAQRLVIARALALKPDILLLDEPSSALDPISSAQVEDTLLELKNKYTIIIVTHNMQQAARISDYTAFFHMGKVIEYDLTRKIFTRPKVALTNDYISGNFG; from the coding sequence ATGGCAAATACGATTGATTTAAAACCAGTCAGTGAATTTATTTCGGATGAGCAGCCCGAACGCTATATCTATAACATGTCACCTGAAAAGCATGAAATTGCGTTGTCAACACATGATTTGCAAGTTTATTATGGTGATAACTTGGCCTTGAGTGAAGGTGATTTAGCGTTTGAACGTTACAAAATTACGAGTTTAATCGGTGCCTCTGGTTCCGGTAAGTCAACCTTTTTACGGTCTTTGAACCGCATGAATGATGGCGTGGCGACAGTTAAAGGGAATATTATGTACCGCGGTGTTGACATTAATACGAAAGCGATTGATGTTTACGAAATGCGCCGCCATATTGGCATGGTTTTCCAACGTCCGAATCCGTTTGCAAAGTCAATTTATAACAACATTACCTTTGCGTTGACACAACGTGGGGTAACTGACAAGCAAGAATTAGACGAAATTGTTGAAACAAGTTTGCGTCAAGCTGCTTTGTGGGACGAAGTAAAAGATGAATTAAACAAGTCAGCCCTCGCTTTGTCAGGTGGACAAGCCCAACGGTTGGTGATTGCCCGCGCATTGGCATTGAAGCCAGATATTTTGTTGCTCGATGAACCGTCAAGTGCGCTTGACCCAATTTCGTCAGCACAAGTTGAAGACACACTGCTTGAGTTGAAAAACAAGTATACGATCATTATTGTGACGCACAACATGCAACAAGCAGCGCGTATTAGTGACTACACGGCGTTCTTCCACATGGGAAAAGTCATTGAATATGATTTAACACGTAAAATCTTTACACGGCCAAAAGTTGCGCTAACAAATGATTATATATCGGGGAACTTCGGATGA
- the pstA gene encoding phosphate ABC transporter permease PstA translates to MNAKTADKIATGIIYMISGIVALILAAMLAFILVRGVPHLSWHFLTAPAKAFEAGGGIGVQLFNSFYLLVLAMAISFPIALAAAIYLNEYARKGPLTTIVRTAIEILSSLPSVVVGLFGFLLFVVKFHLGFSILSGAIALTFFNLPLLTRSIETSLAQIPNLQREAGSALGLSRWETVIHVILPAAVPSIVTGVVLSAGRVFGEAAALIYTAGQSAPALNFSDWNPFNISSPLNPMRPAETLAVHIWKINSEGIMPDVSAVSAGSSAVLIIVVLLFNFSARKLGTKLHKKLTSA, encoded by the coding sequence ATGAATGCAAAAACTGCTGATAAAATCGCCACAGGCATCATTTATATGATTTCTGGGATTGTTGCGCTAATCTTAGCGGCCATGCTCGCCTTTATTTTAGTTCGTGGCGTACCACACTTGTCATGGCATTTCTTGACGGCACCAGCCAAAGCCTTTGAAGCTGGCGGTGGTATTGGGGTGCAATTGTTTAACTCGTTTTACTTGTTAGTGCTTGCCATGGCGATTAGTTTTCCAATCGCTTTAGCTGCGGCAATTTACTTGAATGAATATGCCCGCAAGGGCCCTTTGACAACAATTGTTCGGACAGCAATCGAAATTTTGAGTTCATTGCCATCAGTTGTTGTCGGCTTGTTTGGTTTCTTGTTGTTTGTGGTGAAATTCCATTTAGGCTTTTCAATTTTGTCTGGGGCCATCGCCCTCACATTTTTCAACTTACCTTTGTTGACACGCTCAATTGAAACCAGTTTGGCACAAATTCCAAACTTGCAACGTGAAGCCGGCTCAGCATTAGGCCTATCACGCTGGGAAACAGTGATTCATGTCATCTTACCAGCAGCGGTGCCTTCAATTGTCACCGGTGTTGTCTTGTCTGCTGGTCGTGTGTTTGGTGAAGCGGCGGCCTTGATTTATACAGCGGGACAATCTGCCCCAGCTTTGAACTTCAGCGACTGGAATCCATTCAACATTTCTAGTCCGCTAAACCCAATGCGTCCGGCCGAAACTTTGGCGGTGCATATTTGGAAAATTAATTCTGAAGGGATTATGCCTGACGTGAGTGCAGTTTCTGCTGGTTCCTCAGCGGTGTTGATCATTGTTGTCTTATTGTTTAACTTCAGTGCACGTAAGCTGGGCACAAAGTTACACAAAAAGCTTACCAGTGCTTAA
- the pstC gene encoding phosphate ABC transporter permease subunit PstC produces MDNITKKLMQKSESTKQDAMGRAISLSALALIVLVVVSIFAFVMSRGLSTFFQDGVSVKEFLFGTTWNPSVINPQTKQPYVGAMPMIMGSFLVTFLAAIVATPFAIGTALFMTEIAQKRGTKIMQPIIELLVGIPSVVYGFIGLTVVVPFIRTVFGGSGFGILSGTIVLFVMILPTITSMTVDTLKSVPRHYRESALAIGATRWQMIYKVILRAATPGILTAIVFGMARAFGEALAVQMVIGNAALMPQNLISPASTLTSVLTMGIGNTVMGSLQNNVLWTLAMILLLMSLVFNLIVRAIGRKGEMK; encoded by the coding sequence ATGGATAACATTACAAAAAAGTTGATGCAAAAGTCAGAATCAACGAAGCAAGACGCAATGGGGCGGGCAATTAGTTTGTCAGCGTTGGCCTTGATCGTGCTTGTTGTCGTTTCAATTTTTGCTTTCGTTATGAGCCGTGGACTATCAACATTTTTCCAAGATGGTGTCAGTGTGAAGGAATTTCTCTTTGGCACAACTTGGAATCCATCAGTGATTAATCCACAAACAAAACAGCCTTATGTCGGGGCGATGCCAATGATCATGGGCTCGTTCTTGGTCACGTTTTTAGCCGCAATTGTTGCCACACCATTTGCAATTGGGACGGCCCTCTTTATGACTGAAATTGCACAAAAGCGTGGGACAAAAATCATGCAACCAATTATTGAATTGCTGGTTGGTATTCCATCAGTTGTTTATGGTTTCATCGGCTTAACGGTGGTTGTGCCATTTATTCGGACAGTGTTTGGTGGATCAGGATTTGGTATCTTATCGGGTACTATTGTGTTATTCGTCATGATCTTACCAACGATTACGTCAATGACGGTGGATACGTTGAAATCAGTGCCACGTCATTACCGTGAATCAGCTTTGGCGATTGGGGCGACGCGTTGGCAAATGATTTATAAAGTCATCTTGCGTGCGGCAACCCCAGGTATTTTGACAGCGATTGTCTTTGGTATGGCGCGTGCGTTTGGTGAAGCCTTGGCCGTCCAAATGGTTATTGGTAACGCGGCATTGATGCCACAGAACCTGATTTCACCAGCCTCAACCTTGACTTCTGTCTTGACAATGGGGATTGGTAACACAGTTATGGGCTCACTACAAAATAATGTCTTGTGGACTTTGGCCATGATCTTGCTATTGATGTCACTTGTCTTTAACTTGATTGTGCGCGCTATTGGACGCAAAGGGGAAATGAAATAA
- a CDS encoding phosphate ABC transporter substrate-binding protein PstS family protein yields the protein MSKSHRGTIVSTIVIVGLIAAIGAGYITRDKSASGTSITAVGSTALQPLVEAAGEEYTKVNLGTFVNVQGGGTGTGLSQVAQGAVDLGNADVFAEEKSGIDATKLVDHQVAVVGITPLLNKENGVTNLSTQQLREIFTGKVTNWRQVGGRDLPIVIINRAAGSGTRATFEKFGLMGDKSTSAQEQDSSGMVRSIVATTPGAISYAAFGYINNTVVAPTIDHVKPTNSNVITGRYPIWSYEHVYTNGQPTKRVAKFLDYLTSEKIQKTLVPKLGYISVHDMRVIRQVDGQIIKKECDV from the coding sequence ATGTCGAAATCACATCGCGGGACGATTGTATCAACAATCGTCATCGTGGGTCTTATTGCGGCCATTGGCGCAGGTTACATTACACGTGATAAAAGTGCATCAGGCACATCAATCACGGCTGTCGGTTCAACGGCCTTACAACCATTGGTAGAAGCTGCCGGAGAAGAATACACGAAAGTTAATCTTGGGACATTTGTGAATGTGCAAGGTGGCGGTACGGGTACCGGTCTAAGTCAAGTCGCACAAGGCGCGGTTGATTTAGGAAACGCAGATGTATTTGCCGAAGAAAAGTCAGGGATTGATGCGACGAAGTTAGTCGACCATCAAGTGGCTGTCGTTGGCATTACACCGTTATTAAATAAAGAAAATGGGGTGACCAACTTGAGCACCCAACAATTGCGTGAGATTTTCACAGGTAAAGTGACGAACTGGCGTCAAGTCGGTGGGCGTGATTTACCAATCGTGATCATCAATCGTGCCGCGGGCTCAGGAACACGGGCAACCTTTGAAAAGTTTGGTTTGATGGGTGATAAGAGTACTTCAGCGCAAGAACAAGATTCATCTGGTATGGTGCGATCAATTGTCGCGACAACACCTGGTGCCATCTCTTATGCAGCCTTTGGGTACATCAACAATACCGTTGTGGCACCGACAATTGACCATGTCAAGCCAACCAACAGCAATGTCATTACTGGTCGGTATCCGATTTGGTCGTATGAGCACGTGTATACGAACGGGCAACCAACCAAGCGTGTCGCCAAGTTCTTGGACTATTTAACATCAGAAAAAATCCAAAAGACTTTGGTGCCAAAGTTGGGCTATATCTCAGTTCATGATATGCGAGTTATTCGTCAAGTCGACGGCCAGATTATAAAAAAAGAATGTGATGTTTAG